In the genome of Primulina eburnea isolate SZY01 chromosome 13, ASM2296580v1, whole genome shotgun sequence, the window AGTGCAGTGTTAAAAGTAAAATTGGCCATTAATTCCCACGTTAATTGTACAATTTTCAgatagaaaaaatattttagaaaattgTTATAAAAACAGAAAATTGCGAAACCCCCATGGCTTTCTGATTTTTGCCTTTTAATctctttaaaaaataataaaacatttATAATATTGCATTCAGTTAATAAATTTGACCTCCTTCTCCCGATATTTGTATCAACTTCCATGTCTAATTAGCCTTAATATTATatgaacaaaacaaaacaaactaGTTGCTTTGGGTTGCTTTGTATGTCGAGTAGATTAGCCTCAGATGGTAAATTAAGCAGATCTCACGGCGCCCCCTCAATATCAAAGAACATTCGGATTCAGTTCGTAACATTTTTTTTCATACGTGATTCGATTTTTGTTAGTAGGCGGtaatcttttatttattttgagaaATCACATAAAAATAAGTGAACCAAATTTATTTCATTCGAATTATTTTATCGATTATAAATGAATGCaaaacttatttttttttaatccttattgaaatataaatcaaatgaattataaaaaaatattatacaaacaCGCAACACATGCGTCAGTACAACAGTGTATATAGATTGTTGAGTTTAATAATTGTCCATATTGATCATAACAATCGAAACGTAATACTTGAGTTATTGtaccattaaaaaaaatttgagttaCAATATTAACAACAActataattttttgtaaatcgACATGCTCTCTCCTATAATTAGTATCAGACCCGAAATCACAAGTTAAATACTTATATTCTGCAAAAATACAATTATCGAAAAAGATTTTTGGATATAATAATTGTTCATAAAACGTGATACTTGAACTATTCTACTATTTAAAACGATTTGAATTATACTGATATCATCATATGTATCGTATATGGTTTTATGTAAAACGTCGTACACTTGATCTTAAACATATCCATCCGAAATATCCGGATACAACCATAGCATTATTTAAAACGGACGAAAATAGCTACAGCTGAGTCAGAAATAACAATGACTAAAATTTATCTTGCATCACCTTGTGCGATTCAATAATGGATAAATTCTAAACATCGACCTTAtctttctccccccctaaattCGTAACAAATATTCCATGaatttgtaataaaaatatCCGGTCATCAATTTGTGAAGTGTTttagcaaaaaaataaaaataaaaataaaaataaaaatcagacTAGTGGTTCTTGCATGTACCCACTCAAGATCTCACTGACAAatgtttttaaaacaaaatcaCCGATGATGCTCGAAGGAAGAAAACGGATACGGCAATCCTCAGTTTAAGTAACAAAAGACTGGATACTAGATATCAGTGAAATTATTGGAACTAGCTAAGTTGAGCTCAAGCCCCATCACTACAAATTCAGAATTCAGTAACACAAGATCTGGACGTGAGATTCTCTTTTATGATGATGCATTTCTTCCAAATTCAAACACCTTTTCGAAAAAGTCGATTTCAAAAAACTAACCGTGGGCTCGTGAATTATTACATCGATGAACCCGAACCCGAGATCCGATCGACAGGAGGCTCAGGCTTCGGATCTGTAGCGATAGAACTTCCCGATGACGTGGAGAGCGGTGACGAAGCCGATGAAGCAGAGACTCATGACAAGAACCATCGTAGGGCTGATTTTCATCCCCGGCGCGTCATCCGTGTAGAAGCGAAGCATGTTGGCACCGGATCCAGCACCGCCGCCGACGTCAGAGGAGGATCCGCTTCCAAGCCTGCGACGGCGCATTCCAGCCGTGGCGGCGGCGGAGCCGCGCGGGGCCGCTCCCACGACACCCGGGCGAGAGGCGGTTCCGGAGGAAGCTTGCGATTGGGAAGAACCGCGTACCATCGTCAATCAATGTACTGGAGGTGTGGGTAAAGGCAATAAATTTTCGGAGAAATCAATAGGATAatcataattatataatataatattgaaAATCGGAAGTTGTTTGGATAAACATGATCAGAAATTACTTCGTGAATTGGTGTACCAACGCCGAGGGTGGACTTTACTCAATCTTCAATaggtcttttttttttgtatagaGAAATTGTCGAGCACTTTACTCAATCTtgaatatgttattttttaatagatttaaatgtgagatcgtctcacgtaTCATAAtcagtgagacgggtcaacctacccatattcacaatagaaagtaataatcttagtataaaaagaaatactttttaatgggtgacccaaataagagactcgtctcacaaatatgacttgtgagatcgtctcacacaagtttttacatttttttaatatatttttaatttagagATTATGTCTTATTTTAGTAAAGGAATTGGGAAAGTAGATAATATATGACATGTCATCTAGATTTAGGTTTATTAACCGGTGTAATCTCTGAAAAAAGTGATTATTCAACTTAATTTGCCCTAACAAATCGATTCTCGAACCTGTTAAGTACACTTAAATATCTAAGTTTCCAACTAATGATGATGTGTTATGCAAATGATATATACTGTGAATCTTATGTCAAAACTGAGATGTATAATTTTGATTGACAAAAAATGTCTCTTTAGTATGAATCGCATTAAagcgaaaaataatatttttcatgagtaTCAACTCGATCTATATattgaactaattttttttttacataaaaaataatatttatttataaattggaTAAAATATATGTTTCAAATAAACGAGGGAAGTAAGAATTATGAGTTAAATTCAGTAGGCCGGAAAATTCAAAACCATCATGGATCATGACCCGATTAATTGGGCTGCGCTAGTTCTGTCCAGAATCCTAGATTTTCCGAGTGGATTGACcttaatgaaattttaaatttctggGTTATGAACTATCTGTAGAAGGGTTATTAACATTAGCCTCCTACAATTATTACTTttatgattattatttatttttcaattattattatttccaaTATTATTCtattaattatttgattatATCGTAGGGAAAAAGTAATCGACATAAGCTGAAATATTTATGACAAAGATATATctgtaatactttttcatggattactcaaataagatatatgtctcataaaaatatgatccgtgagactgtctcacacaaatttttagtACTATATATTTTTGTATTGTTATTAATGTCTTACACACGTGattgtataattattttttaaaattatacttgtgagaccccgagactaaaatagcttttatggcattttggtaaataagttgaaaaatattcaatttattttgatggtattttcgtaaataaattgaaaaataatcaaTTAATTTTAAAGACAAAATAGTAAATAGTGACATATCTTTTTCATATGAAGTTCAAATGATTTGAAACTTGGATATAacatagaaaactcaaagatatagaagtttcatgttttgagttttgaaaaatttgattgtttgactGATCCGAAGGGATATACCgaagttaaaatgttaaatagtatatattatattattaataatataatataatattaaaaaatattaaaaaataaaaattgaagatAAATTCGGAAATGTTGAATGGTGGAAGCAATCGTTTCAACTAGAGAGAAATGAGGAGAGGAAAGAGAAAAGAAATAATAGAGTTTCGGGTTTTCTTTTCGGtcgtgcgacttatcggtttatccaattgACGAACCGACTTCAATTTTGAGATCGTTGACATGAgatcttcgatttgaggtataaattttaaaGTTTTGGTGATgcttgaaattcgtcgatttttagaataaatccgataaattgttaaatcatacggaaactgaagattgttgaatagtgtatgattttaatgaagaagagatgattatagtgatgttgttttgaattattctcaatttattataattagagaattttaatcgttggattgagattgaagaattatgtgtcggttatatatgcgatagaataactgacaagaaactaagttttgaagtcggaattgaattatgttctgatttcgatttgatatgaatttttgaagtttcaaaagatatttgaaacttatattgttgttattgaacatttgaatgatgttattgattggaatgagtgtgttattgatgtagataaagtattataccgatatctccaggctacatcaattggaaacgaagaattgaggtatgttgcgaccgggtaacatacgacagttatctgtattatatgatatatgattggattgattggattggaatacatgtctatatgcctatttgttgatttgatgtggcatacatgacattatgatttgaatatcgatgtataaaataaatattttgttaacacacatcattttatgcatacatcgatacatgacatgcacgttgagctatgatccttggataccttgatatgattggattggattccggggtttgtgaacacgatcgctatgccggtattatatgacccgtaaagcatagacaattgtgggcccatatgattgaatatgagatttgggatttgatggcgctttgccgacgctatcatacgagtatcccatattggccggtgtgccagctcgagcattgatttgatagcgattcgattgattctgacatgtgctcagtggatgggcatttgaccctatacctccacgacatacatgcattgcataccatatatcattgtttagatatctgtggtatatatgattggttgtttcatacggagctttgctcacccccaagaagggctgttgttgtctttgtgtgtggataatggcaggtactccaggatatcaggagaccggagagggtaactttggagggagccacagcttgggctgaggtttatgtttatgtcttgttcccagtatatatgtatatgtatctatataccggggcatgtcccgaggatatgatttgtttgtatgtgattgactttgattacgtgtgggcgtgtATTTTGacttgagattaaatactatttttagtattcaaattttAGAAGAGTTGTTTTGGACTCgtcgtaaagaaattttaaactcgttttccgctgtgattaattaaccctaatcagattgtgttgtaacaacgattaggagctaagggcccacaatacttgaattaattcaatttatattaaaaattagtaCATTGTTATAGAATAATAGCAATAATGtttaaaattgtcaaaataGTAAAATGGATAATTATCAAAATATGTAAAGATTAAAgataatattgaaaattagtcatatctgaatataaattaaattaattataaaaaaatattatacaaaccTGTAACAAATACGAAGTTACGCGCGCACGCGCGCgcgcacacacatatatatattgtaatCAATTTACATTTGTCTATTTTTGTAATAATCAATTTTGGTACCCCGTGTCTCCAAATCATTGAATATCATTAGTTCCCACCATTACCATTTTCCATCCATGTACTCTTTTTTAATACATTCATGCACTTTTTGAATGTattgatattgaaaattaaatttacaacaggaaatcatattttattaaataaattacatGGAATTAAAATTATTGTTGCTTTTTAGCCAAGAAAATTATATTGTCTTTTCCCATCAATCTTCACAATAATTATGCAAAATATGATTTTTCATCGTAGATTTTATAATTGAAAAATTGGGTTTCGTCTATATTTGATCTACTCAAATATTACATCGATAtatgttataaaaaaaatcaaaattgcgGGCACAAAATCGATTAACTGGATAAATTATTATCGATAATTTAGATTTTACGAAAGCAGATTtgttattataatttattgatATGCAATTAAAAGGCCCGATTTTATCCCTCACAAACAATAGTTGgattattatatgttgtatataGACTATTTTTCGTTCTATGATGTGATCAAATATAATCATTAGATCATCGACATATATGTcaacttttataaaaaaaaacgaTGAATTCATACGATCTAATGATATTTGAGAAAGAGCGAAACACTTTTCAGTATAGCATAGACTAACACATAATTGTTAAATACTCGAACTAGTCATTTGTACGGTATTGCGTTATAATTTAAACAAATTATATTCGCAGAATATGTTTTACCAAACCGAAATTTTTAGACATTGTTTGATTAGTGTGTGTGCTAATGTGACAAGGGTATATAGTATGAGAatgaaaaattgaaaaatacgaataaaattatttttttaacttaaattattatataactCGTACCAAAAAATTATCCCGAACCAACGGGTGGCTAGTGCAAGTGTTATTACATACCAAACCTCCAACAACCAAAAAGGGATACATAATGATAATGACAAGAAACATGTTATGTTAGAATGACGACTCAAAATGGGACAACGACGAGACTCATTTGGTCAAATTGTCAATTCAAAGAGAGAGGCCcacatataataaaaaaatccaGGCCCAAAATATAATGGGCAGGCCCACAAAAGCCCTCGAATCATAGTGAGCCAGCGATTGATGATTAAAGTTGAAGGCCCACCTTTGGGATAATATACGAGACATGTCGGGCTATTGCGAGTGCTGTCAACCACTAAATAACTTCATCCTAACAACACATCATAAGCAAGCTGCGAGGAATCTCGATAGATTTTATGCTGCACTCAGTTGGATATCGTTTGATGGAATGTGTGTAGCATTTCGAGTTCGTGAATACGACGAcgcatggtttttttttttttttttatacggTAAACGATTTTGTTATCCGACTATCGGATCACTAAATCTTGAATTTTCCGGTGCGACTATCTGTACATATACTActattatgaaatatatagtgATAGTTGATTGATAAGTTTTTACCAATTTGGATGGCACATCGCACCGACGAAAGTAGAGGCAGCTGCGGTCTCATTCTTGATTAAAATGGCACCTTTTTATTTGGtcacaatataaaataaaaaagtccAATTAAGAATCGTGGCCAACTTTAAACAAGTGTCGGAAATGTAATATATCGCTCGGAAACACTCGTACGAAAAGAAGTTACAACCACAATTTGTCTGGAAAATCATCGTAGTTTCCAAAATGTCGGGTTCCGGGCGTcattgattttgtattttgccCTTGTTTTGAAACATATGGCGCAAATTATATCGGACCTAGGAACttgcattaaaatttaaaaaagatTCCGGGACGaatttttatgagatgttttctGTAAGGATTATTTCGTCAGACAGATATAAAAATAATGAGAATATCAGAATAGAATGAAAAACagtaaatttgtgttttgtcagaattaggtgttgtgccagatgttacaacatctcggacaacatctacacgcagcggaaaattaatttttataacacaaattgatttgaaataaatagatggacaagattaaatatgcacaagtataaatacttgtgcggtgccttatgacaaaaattaatcactagaaaaccacaatgtttacacaaaaacctaacactagtgattatgacaaaaatcaattttctcaacaagttgagaaaataaagctttctaaaaacaaacaaccagaataaaactaaaaaacaagaaagcaaaaaAAACGTGTTGCCCAACAGTAGATCCAAGAGAACCAATCTTCAGCCAACGTCTGCAAGGATGTTGTCTTCGGATGCTCTCAACATTCACGGCAACACTTGATATCGGCAGTCTTTAATGGAACGATGTTCCTCGTGATTTTCTCTGAACTTTAGATCGTGCAAAGTATGTATATGACTCTGGGTGAAAAAGACGGCCACGCCCAACGTCCTAGGTTTTTCCTTTTTATAGATGAGAGTCTTATCTTTTAAGGAAACCTATTAAGCAAGGAAAGTGAgagttttattaggaataaactctttttaaacATTAAGATCATATCTTATCAATTCACTAAATCTTTTAATATCTCATTAGAAAAGGAAGGcaaaatcaaaacaaatattTAGTCAATCAAAACAATAAGGAAAATATATCGGaggaaataattaattatattaattgaaaacttggaaaacattatttcccttcaatctccTCCTTTTTGCCTTTCTTGGACAAAATGAGATCAAACCCATATATCATTCTTAGTTCATTTTAACTCCCCCTGAGTTCAGGCACTTTTGTCTCCCCCTGAATAAGAAACTGTTAACAGAGGTGTTGTTAGTAAAGGTGACAACATTCAAAGCAACACCTGCACAAGCTCTTGATATATCCAAGCAAAACAAAAGGGAGAGGCAGACTTACACACTAGAAGAGCACAAACAGTTAACACTATAGGAGCATAGACAGTTTAAACAGAAGATCAAAACAGAAAAAAAATTAGTCAGCTCAGCTTAATCAATCCTCATCATCACTATCCTCCTCATCTTCTGTATCAGTGTCATCCTTAGTGCCAGAGGGACCAGCatcatctccccctttttgtccatGAAAGACTCCAACAGCCAGCAGTGCTTGGATGGTAATAGCTAAATCCTCATAGTAGGCCAAATCAGCTTTGGCTTGTTCAAtcttcttcagtgcatgatcGAGAACCATCTGGGCACCAGCTACTGATATTTTCACATAATCAGACAAGGATGGAGTAGCGGTGGTAGGTGCAGACGGACCAGTGGTAGGAGGTACAGTGGTGGAGGAGGAAGGCTGAGTAGGGCCAGTAGCAGGAGGTACCGAGGCAGAGGCACTCCATGGAAGATCAACCTTCCGCTTGCCGTGCATAAGTGCAGAGGCAATCTTGAGCGGATCAGTGGGCAAAGATAAAGGTTCTGTAATGTTCTTAACAAACCCCTGTGACACCAAGATTCCATAAATCAGAGAGGGAAATGGGAGCTTGGATGACTTCAAACCACCAGCAGCGTACTGCAACACTGTGTTGAACACCAGGCGGCCAAAGTTTAAAGTTGAATTCCCAACAGAGAAGAGAGTCAGCGCCTGAGCCTTGGTGACAACAGTGGTATTCGTAGTCGGGGTCCAATTATGGATGGCAATCTTGTGCAGCACCGAATAGAGTGAAGTAAGGGTAGCAGCTGAGACCTTGTGTGGATGGAGAGGAAACTTGCTGACCATGCCACCAGTGAGGACAGAAATTACCTCACCTAAATCCGGAAAAGAGCCTTCAGCAGCAGCAGGTGTATCATAGTGTGCATTGATTACATCGGCTGTGAAGTTGTATACCCTGTTGCGGACAAAAACTTGTCCAAATTTTGCCGATCTTGGATCCCCAACACTTAAAGTAAGATAACCATAAAATTCAAGGATAGCCTTATGACAGTAAGGGAGAACAGAGGAGCAAGTAGAGAACAGACCCCTAGATTTGAGAAACTCAATTAAATTGTACCGATAAAAGGCTTCCACATCCACATTACGCTCCGCAACAAACTCTCGATTTTCATAGAGAGGCCAGTTCGAGAATGCAGTCTCAGAGTAGAACATGGTGTTGTAACAAGTGGCCAAATCATAGGCAGATAGATCAATGTCATCCTCAGTGTTCTCAACATCTGGGGCAACATCCATAGGTTCAGAGTCATTTGCACCACCAGAGATCGCTTCATCAGCAGAGGCACTCTTTGACTGGCTGGAGACGGTCGGATTTGTAGCGGAATGGTGAACAGTAGAGGTTGAAGGAGCCTTTCCCTTCTGATTTTTCAAGTTGGCCATAAATTGGGCCAACGAAATTTCAACCTCATTCTCATCAACAGGATTCTGAGAGGATAATGTGGGAGAAGTGACCGGGTTAGAGGGAGCATCATCGTCATCCTGGATAGAAGACGAGGATGATGAAACCACAGTAACTCGGGGTGCAGGTCTTTTACGAGCAACCAATTCGTAGTCCCCATCAGCGGAGTCATCTCCCGAAGTCTCTGCAGGGTCAATCAACGATGGACGAGTGGATGGTTGCCCTTTGTGCCGAAACCGTTTCCCTGGTGTGAGGTCAGGATTATACCCTGCCTGCCGCTTGGATCGACGAACGGGCGGACGCGGAGGATCGAATACTTGAATGATTGGTGGATTCTCTACGTCAAAGGCATTTCCAGGTTCGCCTGGAGCAATTATCTCCAAAGGGACTGGATCTTCAGTTGTAATTACCAATGGTAGAGGCGATTCGACAGCGGGTGTCGTAGCAGATGTTGTCTCAGTACCGGCAACATTTTCGGTGTGCCCCATTTCACTCCGGATGTCCAGGGGATCAAAACCAGTGCCTGCCATTGATGATAAATTGCAAGTCAGACAGAGAGACAAGAATTTCAGAAGGAAATGCGAGAGTGTTGGTGCAATGTCTTAGGGTTTCTATGGTGAGTGTGAAGTAGGTGAGAAGTGGGGAGACCGATAATCACAATTAAGCGCAAAGGAACTGCCTGTAAGTCTAACGGTAACAAAAATTCAATTTAACCAAATCAGCCGTTAACCCCTTTAATTAAGTACATAGATAATTTCTCGCACAAATTGGATTCAAAAATTCCAGAAGTAACCCACATCGATTATCGCACCACTAGACATCGTGCATCACGAAGATTCGAGAGTTTTGCACAATCTGGATTTTCATCGAATTTTCGTTGTCGAGATACTCATGTCCTCGTGACACAACAATATTCAcaatgttatgtttatgcatgacctatttatgcctaataacagaatgtaacagaaatagaaacatgaaaacaaATGTGAGATATGTTTACAGAAGAGGTGTTGTCACAAATGTCGGCAGCATCTTCTGACAACACGTCCAATTccaacaaaataattttgatttttctgcACACttggagatttttttttttttttctgaccATAGAAGTGgcagctcccacactagaagaacggtcttctttaggactcctctaggtagctttttccattttcttctattttGCCTTCTGTATTAAATTCAGAagaggtagctcccacactaaaagcacagtcttcattggactcttttaggtagctttttcccatCTTTTCTTCTGATACAGAGCATATgcataattgatttttctttttactCACTCTTTGCAAGTCACTTTTTGTATGGGACAATGTCATGGAGTACATGATCATCCTTCAACTATTTTGTGATTTAATCAGATTGTTAACCATATCCAAGTGTGTCAAATAAGATAGAATAAGGAATTGTAAGTGTAACAGAAGATTAAGCAACATCATTCCAACACATCATATCACAGAATGCATGAAAATACAGTATGTCTAAATCCTAGAAATGCAAATGCATGttagatgttgtccgagatgttgtaacatctggagAAACATCGATCAATGCTTAATCAgaacacatgctgagagatttcctGAGATTGGAGAATCTCTCAAAGTCTAATGCTTTTGTGAATACGTCAGCCAGTTGGTTATTTGTATCaacaaaatcaattctaatCAAACCTTGTTCGACTaagtctcgaataaaatgatgccttatgtcaatgtgctttgtccgagagtgttgtactggattttttgaGATGTTAATTGCACTAGAATTATCACAGTACACCATTAAAGGATCACTCTTAAGACCATAATCCtctatcatttgattcatccacagaagTTGGGTACACGCATTTCCAACTGCTACATATTCAGATTCGGCAGTGGATAAGGACACACAGTTCTGTTTTCGACTATGCCAAGAAATTAAATTATTGCCAAGATAGAAACACACCCCAGAAGTACTTTTTCTATCATCTATATCCCCTGCCCAGTCAGCATCTGAGAATCCTACTAGATTAGAATTTGTTTCATGAGTATACCATAATCCTAGATTAATGGTTCTGGCTATGTATCGTAGGATACGTTTTACAGCTTTTAAATGAGAAATCTTAGGATTAGATTGGTATCTAGCACGTAAACACACACTAAACATTAAGTCAGGGCGGCTAGCAGTCAAGTATAAGAGACTTCCTATGATGCTGCGGTAAAGGGTGTTGTCAACATCTTCGGCCGCAACATCTTTGGATAGTTTTTCATTTGAGCCCATTGGTGTTCTCATGTGCTTGACGTTTTCATTAGcaaatttcttaattaaattCTTTGCATACTTGCTTTGGCATAAAAAGATGCCGTCATGCATTTGTTTTATTTGCAAACCCAAAAAGTAGTTTAGCTCACCaaccatactcatttcaaacatAGATGACATGCACTCAACAAAGTCATTGGCATGCTGTTGTGATGAAGAACCAAAGATCATATCATCGACATAGATCTGACAAATAAGAATCTCACCTTTGGCCTTTTGAATGAAGAGTGTTTTATCTACCTCACCTCGTGTAAATCCGATGTCAAGGAGATAGTCAGTCAACCTCCCATACCATGCACGGGGTGCTTGCTTCAAGCCGTAGAGAGCTTTTTTCAATTTGTACACATGATTTGGATGATGTGGATCCTCAAATCCTTTTGGCTGTCTCACATGAACTTCTTCATTCAAGAACCCGTTCAAGAAGGCacttttgacatccatttggAAAAGTTTTATTTTCATGTAGCATGCAATGGCAAGCAAAAGTCGGATTGACTCAATACGGGCAACAGGAGCAAAGGTCTCATCGAAATCAACCCCCTCAACCTGTGTGTACCCCTGAGCAACCAGCCGTGCTTTATTTCGAATGATGTTTCCTGACTCAtcagttttgtttttaaaaacccATTTTGATCCAATGATATTGCCATGGTCAGGGGGTGGAACTAGAGTCCACACCTCATTTCGAACAAACTCTTCAAGTTCATCATGCATAGCATCAGTCCAAAATTCGTCTTTTAGTGCTTCCATAACATTTTTTGGTTCAATTTGAGACACAAAGCATGAGAATCTAACCTGCGAGTACATGGTACTCATGCACACAAGTCCAACCATTTTTCGGTAGTCAATTTTATCCTTCTTCCTGGTCTGGATATCTTCACTCATTCCTCCAATGATTTGAGACGACGGGTGGTTCTTTTGGATTTTGCTTGGGATACATGGTCCATCCTCGACTTCCTCATTATCGCTGTGAACATATTCTTGCGATTTGTTGACATCAGTGTCacatgttgtgccagatgttgtaGCATCTGGAGCAACATCTGTCGTTTTCAGCGGTATTTGAGTTTCTAACAGATCTTCAACATCATCTTCTGCAGTTTTCTTCCTAAGATCTGCACaatcatcaaacacaacattaattgatTCCATAATAGTCCTTGTTCTGAGATTAAACATACGATAGGCACGACTATTAGTGGCATATCCGAGAAACAGACACTTATCACTCTTGGAGTCGAACTTAGCCAGTTGATCCCTGTCATTCAAAGTATAACATACacagccaaaaacatgaaagtaTCTAAGGTTAGGTTTCTTTCCCATAATGATTTCATAAGAGGTCATGGTTGATCCACTCCTTAGATACACTctatttgaaatatgacatgctgtgtttagggcttctgcccaaaaacGCTTTGCGAGGTTCTTTGAAGTTAACATTACTCTTGCCATTTCTTGCAAAGTCCTGTTCTTACGTTCAGCAATGCCATTCTGTTGCGGTGTTTTTGGTGCTGAAAATTCATGAGAAATACCTTTTCTGTCACAGAATGATGAAAATGAACgattttcaaattctttaccgTGATCAGTCTTGATCCTTCTTATCTTCAAACTGTGGAGGTTAGTGATTCTAGTGATCAAGTTTTTGAATACATCGAAAGTATCCGACTTct includes:
- the LOC140809275 gene encoding protein transport protein Sec61 subunit beta-like; this encodes MVRGSSQSQASSGTASRPGVVGAAPRGSAAATAGMRRRRLGSGSSSDVGGGAGSGANMLRFYTDDAPGMKISPTMVLVMSLCFIGFVTALHVIGKFYRYRSEA